The following are encoded together in the Kribbella sp. CA-293567 genome:
- a CDS encoding N-acetylmuramoyl-L-alanine amidase: MRRRPKILAALAVVALPISLTGVSAGGPSAATAATPAAPSAEAAEAFRSASAKYGVPEAVLLAVSYAQTRWDDHQGKSSTSGGFGPMHLTAVAPGTVVERSIGQKLGRTESLRTLYQASDLTGIDPVALRNDTAANIEGGAALLASYQRSMKLPVGATTSPAEWYGAVSTYAGAADRTSAGAFADDVYSILARGAARTTNTGQQLVMPPVNVTPDKAQLAKTALPAGPARKTAGGAQCPTDLACEWLPAPYQLNGTDGDYGNHDQANRPKTGKIDYIVIHDTEGGWQGTLNMVQDPTYVSWQYTMRSSDGYTWQHVNSEDVAWHAGNWYVNMHSIGIEHEGFAAQGATWYTEALYRNSAKLVKYLAKKNNIPLDRAHIIGHDQVPGTLPSTVRGMHWDPGPYWDWERYFDLLGAPIYGHSVFPVKAGTIVTVKPGFDDNQQVMIGCTTAGTPCTPQGTNFVYLRQAPDDAAPLVKDLGLRPDGADSTTQVSDIGARAAAGSQYVVAERSGDWVAIWYLGAKAWFKSPRSAPDAFAKPGLVVKPKAGKTSVPVYGRAYPEQAAYPAGIPYQAVTPLQYSIGAGQAYPVGDVSIETDYYRASTFDGQPPTDHVQVLGKDRYYQIWFGHRMAYVRAADVDLKLAH, encoded by the coding sequence ATGCGTCGTCGTCCGAAGATTCTCGCCGCACTGGCAGTGGTAGCGCTGCCCATCAGCCTGACCGGCGTGTCGGCCGGTGGGCCGTCCGCGGCGACCGCTGCCACCCCGGCGGCTCCGTCCGCCGAGGCGGCTGAGGCGTTCCGTTCCGCGTCAGCGAAGTACGGCGTACCGGAGGCCGTGCTGCTGGCGGTGTCCTACGCCCAGACCCGGTGGGACGACCACCAGGGCAAGTCGAGCACGTCGGGCGGCTTCGGCCCGATGCACCTCACCGCGGTGGCCCCTGGGACGGTGGTGGAGCGGTCGATCGGTCAGAAGCTGGGCAGGACCGAGTCGCTGCGGACGCTCTATCAGGCGTCCGACCTGACCGGGATCGACCCCGTTGCGCTGCGCAACGACACCGCGGCCAACATCGAGGGTGGCGCCGCACTGCTGGCGTCGTACCAGCGATCGATGAAGCTGCCTGTCGGCGCTACCACCTCTCCTGCTGAGTGGTACGGCGCTGTGAGCACCTACGCGGGTGCTGCAGACCGGACCAGCGCCGGTGCCTTCGCGGACGACGTCTACTCGATCCTGGCTCGCGGTGCTGCCCGCACGACGAACACCGGCCAGCAGCTCGTCATGCCGCCGGTCAACGTGACGCCCGACAAGGCACAGTTGGCCAAGACCGCGCTGCCGGCCGGCCCGGCCCGCAAGACCGCGGGGGGTGCGCAGTGCCCGACCGACCTCGCATGTGAGTGGCTGCCGGCGCCGTACCAGCTGAACGGGACCGACGGCGACTACGGCAACCACGACCAGGCGAACCGGCCGAAGACGGGCAAGATCGACTACATCGTCATCCACGACACCGAGGGTGGCTGGCAGGGCACGCTCAACATGGTGCAGGACCCGACGTACGTCTCCTGGCAGTACACGATGCGCTCGTCGGACGGCTACACCTGGCAGCACGTGAACTCCGAGGACGTCGCCTGGCACGCCGGCAACTGGTACGTGAACATGCACAGCATCGGGATCGAGCACGAGGGCTTCGCCGCCCAGGGCGCGACCTGGTACACCGAGGCGCTCTACCGCAACTCCGCCAAGCTGGTGAAGTACTTGGCGAAGAAGAACAACATCCCGCTGGACCGGGCCCACATCATCGGCCACGACCAGGTGCCGGGCACGCTGCCGAGCACGGTGCGCGGCATGCACTGGGACCCGGGACCGTACTGGGACTGGGAGCGTTACTTCGACCTGCTCGGCGCGCCGATCTACGGACACAGCGTGTTCCCGGTCAAGGCCGGCACGATCGTCACCGTCAAGCCTGGGTTCGACGACAACCAGCAGGTGATGATCGGCTGCACCACTGCCGGGACGCCGTGCACGCCGCAGGGCACCAACTTCGTCTACCTGCGACAGGCGCCGGACGACGCTGCACCGCTGGTCAAGGACCTCGGCCTCCGGCCGGACGGCGCCGACAGCACCACGCAGGTCTCCGACATCGGCGCCCGGGCCGCCGCCGGTTCGCAGTACGTCGTGGCTGAGCGCTCGGGCGACTGGGTGGCGATCTGGTACCTGGGGGCGAAGGCATGGTTCAAGAGTCCTCGCAGCGCGCCTGACGCCTTCGCCAAGCCGGGGCTCGTCGTGAAGCCGAAGGCCGGCAAGACGAGTGTGCCGGTCTACGGGCGGGCGTACCCGGAGCAGGCCGCTTATCCGGCAGGTATTCCGTACCAGGCGGTTACGCCGCTGCAGTACTCGATCGGAGCGGGTCAGGCCTATCCGGTGGGCGACGTGAGCATCGAGACGGACTACTACCGCGCCAGTACGTTCGACGGCCAGCCGCCGACGGATCACGTACAGGTGCTCGGCAAGGACCGCTACTACCAGATCTGGTTCGGTCACCGGATGGCTTACGTCCGCGCCGCTGACGTGGACCTGAAGCTCGCCCACTGA
- a CDS encoding DUF4037 domain-containing protein, giving the protein MTPDGAFVPATTLSHGFHDEVIRPLLPEIPYAAALVGWGSDVLGYDTERSTDHDWGPRLHVFVDAHEVDRVTELIEPALPKQYKGHPVQYGSDTVTPVHRITVTTVDGWLEEHLGVHNGRHLSLEDWLVTPQQKLLGVVAGAVYADDGRLQVVRDALRWYPDDPWLWMLACQWSRVAQEEPFVQRTSEVGDELGSRIVAARLVRDLMRLALLMERAYAPYTKWLGTAFARLGHPDGLDRDLDQALAAHALPQREHALTTAYEKVARRHNALALTAPVDPSPRPFHDRPALILDAGRFEQACLDRVSDQRLKDLGLIGTIDQFADNTDVLSNPAAYRRLISIYQK; this is encoded by the coding sequence ATGACCCCCGACGGAGCCTTCGTCCCGGCCACCACCCTCAGCCACGGATTCCACGACGAAGTCATCCGCCCCCTGCTTCCCGAGATCCCTTACGCGGCAGCGTTGGTCGGCTGGGGATCGGACGTTCTCGGGTACGACACCGAGCGCTCGACCGACCACGACTGGGGTCCGCGGCTGCACGTCTTCGTCGACGCCCACGAGGTCGACCGGGTCACCGAGCTGATTGAGCCGGCCCTGCCCAAGCAGTACAAGGGCCACCCGGTGCAGTACGGCTCGGACACCGTGACGCCGGTGCACCGCATCACTGTCACCACTGTCGACGGCTGGCTCGAAGAGCACCTAGGCGTCCACAACGGCCGCCACCTCAGCCTGGAGGACTGGTTGGTGACCCCGCAGCAGAAGCTGCTCGGAGTGGTGGCCGGTGCCGTGTACGCCGACGACGGCCGTCTGCAGGTCGTCCGCGACGCCCTCCGCTGGTACCCCGACGATCCGTGGCTCTGGATGCTCGCCTGCCAGTGGTCCCGCGTCGCCCAGGAGGAACCCTTCGTCCAACGCACCTCCGAGGTGGGAGACGAACTCGGCTCGCGCATCGTGGCCGCCCGCCTGGTTCGCGATCTGATGCGCCTCGCCCTGCTGATGGAGCGCGCCTACGCGCCGTACACCAAATGGCTCGGTACTGCGTTCGCTCGCCTCGGCCACCCCGACGGTCTGGACCGCGACCTCGACCAGGCACTCGCCGCCCACGCCCTGCCCCAGCGCGAGCACGCCCTGACGACGGCGTACGAGAAGGTCGCGCGCAGGCACAACGCGCTCGCACTGACAGCGCCGGTCGATCCGTCACCGCGACCGTTCCACGACCGTCCGGCACTGATACTCGACGCCGGCCGCTTCGAGCAGGCCTGTCTGGACCGGGTGAGCGATCAGCGGCTCAAGGACCTCGGACTGATCGGCACGATCGACCAGTTCGCCGACAACACCGACGTGCTGAGCAACCCGGCGGCGTACCGGAGACTGATCAGCATCTACCAGAAGTAG
- the metF gene encoding methylenetetrahydrofolate reductase [NAD(P)H], which produces MATGLPSTLPGTTPTISELLSTPEPSFSFEFFPPKTPEAEEVLWRSIREIEQLRPTFVSITYGAGGTTRDGTIRVTERVAQDTSLTPLGHLTCVSHSRDELRSVIGAYAGSGVRNVLALRGDPPGGPSQPWVAHPEGLNHAVELVELVRELGDFCVGVAAFPDKHPEAADLEADARVLAAKAAAGADYAITQMFFGADDYFRLVDRASALGCEIPILPGVMPVTNLKQIERMAELTGMALPKLVTDRLHAVADDPAAVRAVGIELASELSDKLLEGGAPGIHFITLNRSTATRQVYRNLQSTVV; this is translated from the coding sequence ATGGCAACCGGTCTTCCGTCCACGCTCCCAGGCACCACGCCGACGATCAGTGAACTGCTCTCCACCCCGGAGCCATCTTTCTCCTTCGAGTTCTTCCCACCGAAGACGCCCGAGGCGGAGGAGGTGCTGTGGCGCTCGATCCGCGAGATCGAGCAACTGCGGCCGACCTTCGTCTCGATCACGTACGGCGCCGGTGGCACCACCCGGGACGGCACCATCCGGGTCACCGAGCGGGTCGCGCAGGACACCTCGCTGACCCCGCTCGGCCATCTGACCTGTGTCTCGCACTCGCGCGACGAACTGCGCTCCGTCATCGGCGCGTACGCCGGATCCGGCGTCCGCAACGTGCTCGCTCTGCGCGGTGACCCGCCCGGTGGTCCGTCGCAGCCGTGGGTCGCGCACCCCGAAGGCCTGAACCACGCGGTCGAGCTGGTCGAGCTGGTCCGGGAGCTGGGCGACTTCTGCGTCGGCGTCGCGGCCTTCCCCGACAAGCATCCGGAGGCGGCTGACCTGGAGGCCGACGCCCGGGTGCTGGCGGCGAAGGCGGCAGCCGGTGCCGACTACGCGATCACCCAGATGTTCTTCGGCGCGGACGACTACTTCCGGCTCGTCGACCGGGCCTCGGCGCTCGGCTGCGAGATCCCGATCCTGCCCGGCGTGATGCCGGTGACGAACCTCAAGCAGATCGAGCGGATGGCCGAGCTGACCGGCATGGCCCTGCCCAAGCTGGTCACCGACCGGCTGCACGCGGTCGCGGACGACCCCGCGGCGGTGCGGGCGGTCGGCATCGAGCTGGCCAGCGAGCTGTCCGACAAGCTGCTCGAGGGCGGCGCGCCCGGCATCCACTTCATCACGCTGAACCGCTCGACCGCGACGCGGCAGGTGTACCGCAACCTGCAGTCGACGGTCGTCTAG
- a CDS encoding phytoene desaturase family protein — MARVIVIGAGLAGLATAVRLAKLGHQVSICEKDDRLGGALGRVEADGFSWDAGAASTTLPAALRDLFRKSGRPIESLAQLEPISEPRRHLFGDGSVLDLPVGDRAAQAEAWTDLADDKTAKQWTELVDKYGETWQILRKSSLEPPLMDKLPLQAIRSLKPWQSLERTAQRGLNDERARAVLRYYAIQHGSDPKLTPGYVGVWSYLERTFGRWTVEGGFGVLADALAQRASERKIEIHTQAEVVGVDTDHGQVTGVRLADGRTLPAEIVVSDIDPRDLYGQLVDDPQAKKVRRRVLSTHQAQAAYVVHLGLREPLPSLPFETVLHGSPTVVVRTGGQAPAGHQAWSVLVHGYPTDDVVDLLVARGLHIRDKVVSRQTSPSWWAGVAWEGYKTAKRRAANASPIKGLYCVGAGAHPGVGVPATTLGAAIVADAVGKA, encoded by the coding sequence ATGGCCCGCGTGATCGTCATCGGGGCCGGCCTCGCCGGTCTCGCCACCGCCGTACGGCTGGCCAAGCTCGGCCACCAAGTGAGCATCTGCGAGAAGGACGACCGCCTGGGCGGCGCGTTGGGCCGTGTGGAGGCCGACGGCTTCAGCTGGGACGCAGGAGCAGCCAGTACGACGCTGCCGGCCGCCCTGCGGGACCTGTTCCGCAAGAGCGGCCGCCCGATCGAGAGCCTGGCCCAACTGGAGCCGATCAGCGAGCCGAGGCGCCACCTGTTCGGTGACGGCTCCGTGCTCGACCTCCCCGTCGGCGACCGGGCCGCCCAGGCGGAGGCTTGGACCGATCTGGCCGACGACAAGACGGCGAAGCAGTGGACCGAACTGGTCGACAAGTACGGCGAGACCTGGCAGATCCTGCGCAAGTCCTCGCTGGAGCCGCCACTGATGGACAAGCTTCCCCTGCAGGCCATCCGGAGCCTCAAGCCCTGGCAATCGCTGGAGCGGACAGCCCAACGCGGCCTGAACGACGAGCGTGCCCGCGCAGTACTGCGGTACTACGCCATCCAGCACGGCTCCGATCCCAAGCTGACCCCCGGCTACGTCGGCGTCTGGTCCTACCTGGAGCGCACCTTCGGGCGGTGGACCGTCGAGGGCGGATTCGGCGTCCTGGCCGACGCACTCGCGCAGCGAGCCAGTGAGCGCAAGATCGAGATCCACACGCAGGCCGAGGTCGTCGGGGTCGACACCGACCACGGCCAGGTGACAGGCGTCCGGCTGGCCGACGGCAGGACGCTGCCGGCCGAGATCGTGGTCAGCGACATCGATCCGCGGGACCTCTACGGACAGCTGGTCGACGACCCCCAGGCCAAGAAGGTGCGCCGCAGGGTGCTCTCCACCCACCAGGCCCAGGCGGCGTACGTCGTACATCTCGGCCTGCGTGAGCCGCTGCCGTCCCTGCCGTTCGAGACCGTCCTGCACGGCAGCCCGACTGTTGTGGTCCGCACTGGCGGACAGGCACCGGCGGGACACCAGGCATGGTCGGTACTGGTCCACGGCTACCCCACCGACGACGTAGTGGACCTGCTGGTCGCCAGAGGGCTCCACATCCGGGACAAGGTCGTTTCGCGGCAGACGTCGCCGTCGTGGTGGGCCGGAGTGGCCTGGGAGGGCTACAAGACCGCCAAGCGCCGGGCGGCCAACGCCTCCCCCATCAAGGGCCTGTACTGCGTCGGAGCGGGGGCTCACCCAGGCGTCGGAGTACCGGCTACCACGCTCGGTGCGGCCATTGTGGCGGACGCCGTCGGCAAGGCTTGA
- a CDS encoding HelD family protein — MDQTPNSADLENVERAELEAEQQHVDRVYSRVAEAARSASRIAVDGHQRGQAQNVGRVRDEEQTGLYERDVLVFAAARRIAELDAEHEGLVFGRLDSDLGDETEPVAAAAELESLYVGRIGVRDAEYEPLVIDWRAPAAEPFYRATATNRLKVVRRRVLRNKGPRIVGIEDDLLGPERAPADLPVMGEGALMASLSRARGHTMRDIVATIQAEQDQAIRAPARGVTVIGGGPGTGKTVVALHRAAYLLYSDRRRFERGGVLVVGPSAAFMAYIERVLPSLGENTVSLRAVGELVDGVRATAVDDADVAAIKGSLRMRGLLSKAARDRVPDAPTSLRVFVNGATVELDMNQLDNVRRNALRRTPRNRAGSEARKGLVAALWQRFPDDLRNGVYADRESFGDIVTDLPAYKQFFAAWWPMLSPGTVLRWLGDSRRLQRWGRGDFTPAEIDQLSAAVASTDEFTIADVALLDELSTLLGRPPAIEAGKDEEFDWLEGLSDGVNEVLTTSERRARAVAAADADEPDEYAHVLVDEAQDLSPMQWRMVTRRGPQASWTIVGDPAQSSWPDPAEARAAMDSMLSHLQRHTFRLSTNYRNSAEIYAFAGQVIRQQIPDADLPNAVRETGVDPEHRIFDAGKVTEAAADAAGELLRVVEGTVGVIVSPRLRPAIDAVLAELGDPRVVALSPLDSKGLEYDAVVVVEPDQIVSDTLGGVRALYVVLTRATQRMITINSSTHWLPG, encoded by the coding sequence GTGGATCAAACCCCCAACTCGGCCGACCTGGAGAACGTCGAGCGGGCTGAGCTCGAAGCTGAGCAGCAGCACGTCGACCGGGTCTACTCCCGGGTTGCCGAAGCCGCCCGGTCAGCGTCCCGGATCGCGGTCGACGGGCACCAGCGCGGTCAGGCCCAGAACGTCGGCCGCGTCCGCGACGAGGAGCAGACCGGCCTGTACGAGCGCGACGTGCTCGTCTTCGCCGCCGCTCGCCGGATCGCCGAGCTCGACGCCGAGCACGAAGGCCTGGTCTTCGGGCGGCTCGACTCCGACCTGGGTGACGAGACCGAACCGGTAGCGGCCGCCGCGGAGCTGGAGAGCCTCTACGTCGGCCGGATCGGCGTGCGCGACGCGGAGTACGAGCCGTTGGTGATCGACTGGCGCGCGCCCGCCGCCGAGCCGTTCTACCGCGCCACGGCGACCAACCGGCTGAAGGTCGTCCGGCGCCGGGTACTGCGCAACAAGGGCCCGCGGATCGTCGGCATCGAGGACGACCTGCTCGGCCCCGAGCGCGCGCCCGCGGATCTGCCGGTGATGGGCGAAGGCGCCCTGATGGCCTCCCTGTCGCGGGCACGCGGCCACACGATGCGTGACATCGTCGCCACCATCCAGGCCGAGCAGGACCAGGCGATCCGGGCACCTGCCCGCGGCGTCACCGTCATCGGCGGCGGTCCGGGCACCGGCAAGACCGTGGTGGCGCTGCACCGCGCCGCCTACCTGCTGTACTCCGACCGCCGGCGGTTCGAGCGTGGCGGGGTGCTGGTGGTCGGCCCCTCGGCCGCCTTCATGGCATACATCGAGCGGGTCCTCCCCAGCCTCGGTGAGAACACGGTCTCGCTGCGGGCGGTGGGTGAACTCGTGGACGGCGTGCGGGCCACCGCAGTCGACGACGCCGACGTCGCCGCGATCAAGGGCTCCCTGCGGATGCGTGGCCTGCTCTCGAAGGCAGCACGCGATCGGGTGCCCGACGCGCCTACCAGCCTGCGCGTCTTCGTCAACGGCGCCACCGTCGAGCTCGACATGAACCAGCTCGACAACGTCCGCCGCAACGCCCTCCGTCGTACGCCGCGCAACCGAGCCGGTTCCGAAGCCCGCAAGGGCCTGGTCGCGGCGCTGTGGCAGCGCTTCCCCGACGACCTCCGCAACGGCGTGTACGCCGACCGCGAGTCGTTCGGCGACATCGTTACCGACCTGCCCGCCTACAAGCAGTTCTTCGCTGCCTGGTGGCCCATGCTCTCCCCCGGCACCGTACTGCGCTGGCTGGGCGACTCCCGGCGCCTGCAGCGTTGGGGCCGTGGAGACTTCACCCCTGCCGAGATCGACCAATTGTCGGCCGCGGTGGCGAGCACGGACGAGTTCACCATCGCGGACGTCGCGCTGCTCGACGAGCTGAGCACACTGCTCGGCAGGCCGCCAGCGATCGAGGCCGGCAAGGACGAGGAGTTCGACTGGCTCGAGGGGCTGTCGGACGGGGTCAATGAAGTACTGACCACGTCGGAGCGGCGTGCTCGGGCAGTGGCGGCAGCAGACGCCGACGAGCCCGACGAGTACGCCCACGTGCTGGTGGACGAGGCACAGGACCTCTCCCCCATGCAGTGGCGCATGGTGACGCGTCGCGGCCCGCAGGCGAGCTGGACGATCGTGGGTGACCCGGCCCAGAGCTCCTGGCCCGACCCGGCCGAGGCACGCGCCGCGATGGACTCGATGCTGTCGCACCTCCAGCGGCACACCTTCCGGCTCTCGACCAACTACCGGAACTCGGCGGAGATCTATGCCTTCGCCGGCCAGGTGATCCGGCAGCAGATCCCGGACGCCGACCTGCCGAACGCGGTCCGGGAAACCGGCGTCGACCCGGAACACCGGATCTTCGACGCCGGCAAGGTGACCGAGGCCGCGGCCGACGCCGCCGGTGAACTGCTGCGCGTGGTCGAGGGCACCGTCGGCGTGATCGTGTCCCCCAGGCTCAGGCCGGCGATCGACGCGGTGCTCGCCGAACTCGGCGATCCCCGGGTGGTCGCGCTCAGCCCGCTGGACTCCAAGGGCCTGGAGTACGACGCCGTCGTGGTGGTCGAGCCGGACCAGATCGTCAGCGACACACTGGGCGGCGTACGGGCTCTGTACGTCGTACTGACCCGAGCGACCCAGCGGATGATCACCATCAACAGCAGCACCCACTGGCTGCCCGGATAA
- a CDS encoding YbaK/EbsC family protein — MSNHPNVQRVADALATAGAAGEIKILDDAVPTAAAAAAELGCEVGAIANSLIFDGDGSPVLILTSGAHRVDTAKVAAELGISKLRRATPEFVKEHTGQAIGGVAPVGHPRPVRTLVDTTLAQYAVVWAAAGIPHSIFPTSYTELLELTGGTPATVN, encoded by the coding sequence GTGAGCAATCATCCGAATGTCCAGCGGGTCGCCGACGCCCTGGCGACGGCCGGCGCCGCCGGTGAGATCAAGATCCTCGACGACGCCGTGCCGACAGCGGCCGCCGCCGCGGCGGAGCTCGGCTGCGAGGTCGGCGCGATCGCGAACAGCCTGATCTTCGACGGCGACGGCTCCCCGGTGCTGATCCTCACATCGGGCGCGCATCGGGTGGACACCGCGAAGGTCGCCGCCGAGCTGGGCATCAGCAAGCTTCGCCGGGCGACCCCGGAGTTCGTCAAGGAGCACACCGGCCAGGCGATCGGAGGCGTCGCCCCGGTGGGTCACCCGCGTCCCGTGCGCACGCTGGTCGACACCACCCTCGCCCAGTACGCCGTCGTCTGGGCCGCCGCAGGCATCCCGCACTCCATCTTCCCGACCAGCTACACCGAACTGCTCGAGCTGACGGGCGGCACCCCGGCCACCGTCAACTGA
- a CDS encoding DUF4126 domain-containing protein → MEALPLAFTTGWASGINAYACVLILGLLGRFAGVDEVPSSLTGTGVLIAAGVLFAFEFVADKIPYVDSAWDAISTVIRPTVGAVLAALLAGQADTLQQALIATTGGVTALVSHLIKSSLRLAINTSPEPVTNIAASSGEDVAVAGVVTLAAFHPTAALIVAGVLLVIGLISVYFAFRAIRRGLARFRAWREKRSNPATGSSAV, encoded by the coding sequence ATGGAAGCGTTGCCGTTGGCGTTCACGACGGGCTGGGCAAGCGGCATCAACGCCTACGCGTGCGTGCTGATCCTCGGGCTGCTCGGCCGGTTCGCCGGCGTCGACGAGGTGCCGAGCTCGCTCACCGGCACCGGCGTCCTGATCGCCGCCGGAGTGCTGTTCGCGTTCGAGTTCGTCGCGGACAAGATCCCTTACGTCGACTCGGCCTGGGACGCGATCTCGACCGTCATCCGGCCGACGGTCGGCGCTGTCCTGGCCGCCCTGCTGGCCGGCCAGGCCGACACTCTGCAGCAGGCGCTGATCGCGACCACCGGCGGCGTCACCGCCCTGGTCTCCCACCTGATCAAGTCGAGTCTGCGGCTGGCGATCAACACCTCGCCCGAGCCGGTCACCAACATCGCCGCCTCGTCCGGTGAGGACGTCGCGGTGGCCGGGGTCGTCACCCTGGCCGCGTTCCACCCCACCGCCGCCCTGATCGTCGCCGGCGTTCTGCTGGTGATCGGCCTCATCTCGGTGTACTTCGCGTTCCGCGCGATCCGCCGGGGACTGGCCAGGTTCCGGGCCTGGCGGGAGAAACGAAGCAATCCAGCAACTGGGAGCAGTGCAGTCTGA
- a CDS encoding SixA phosphatase family protein, giving the protein MADSSDLLIDRTLVLLRHAKAVPPESMPDLERPLADRGRADAAAAGRYLVAQGIEAELVLCSPSIRTRETWQYAAEAGAIATDIWYDRRIYSAGTDELLAVIRDVPAEVRTVVMVGHAPGIPWLADELALDGTSPNRIELTQKYPTSGLTVLHHTARWADVAADDADLVEYVIPRG; this is encoded by the coding sequence ATGGCTGACTCGTCGGACCTGCTGATCGACCGCACCCTGGTACTGCTCCGGCACGCGAAGGCGGTGCCGCCGGAGTCGATGCCCGATCTCGAACGCCCGCTCGCCGATCGCGGCCGGGCGGACGCGGCGGCGGCCGGCCGCTACTTGGTTGCCCAGGGCATCGAAGCCGAGCTGGTCCTGTGCTCGCCCTCGATCCGCACCCGGGAGACCTGGCAGTACGCCGCCGAGGCCGGCGCGATCGCCACCGACATCTGGTACGACCGGCGGATCTACAGCGCCGGCACCGACGAGCTGCTGGCGGTCATCCGCGACGTCCCGGCCGAGGTGCGGACCGTGGTGATGGTCGGACACGCCCCCGGAATCCCTTGGCTGGCGGACGAACTGGCCCTCGACGGGACCAGTCCGAACCGCATCGAGCTGACCCAGAAGTACCCGACCTCAGGCCTGACCGTGCTGCACCACACGGCTCGCTGGGCCGACGTCGCCGCGGACGACGCCGACCTCGTCGAGTACGTGATCCCGCGCGGCTAG
- a CDS encoding DUF6504 family protein produces MWEFDETVEVRSDVVDGVETPQQFLWRGRLWLVCSVQASWVETAAWWERGVIGSGVGAATATATAGSSAAVGVLDADWGPQRAVYRVEAGCGRHGRREMFDLAHDPDSGRWQLERVTDR; encoded by the coding sequence ATGTGGGAATTCGACGAGACCGTCGAGGTGCGTTCGGACGTCGTGGACGGCGTCGAGACTCCACAGCAGTTCCTCTGGCGTGGACGGTTGTGGCTGGTCTGCTCGGTCCAGGCCAGCTGGGTGGAGACCGCGGCCTGGTGGGAGCGCGGCGTGATCGGTTCCGGCGTCGGTGCCGCCACGGCGACGGCCACCGCGGGATCATCCGCGGCCGTTGGTGTGTTGGATGCAGATTGGGGGCCGCAACGGGCGGTCTACCGAGTGGAGGCAGGGTGCGGCCGGCACGGCCGGCGCGAGATGTTCGACCTCGCGCACGACCCCGACTCCGGACGCTGGCAATTGGAGAGGGTGACGGACCGATGA
- a CDS encoding DM13 domain-containing protein has translation MPRNRRRTLTIATLAVAAVVTAVALPLFQPWRLFTGKVVDEALPGADPISMTTSSVAPPTISGAGRRTPTAPPPGTPRPATSATSQPTARPTSRPAAPRRLATGELISHEHRTTGTASILELPNGSRVLRLEGLATSDGPDLKVWLSDAKVVDGRAGWQVFDDGRYRSLGELKGTKGNQNYAIPADTDLTALTSISIWCDRFNVSFGAATLA, from the coding sequence ATGCCGAGAAACCGTCGTCGCACCCTGACCATCGCCACGCTGGCGGTCGCCGCCGTGGTCACAGCCGTCGCACTGCCGCTCTTCCAGCCTTGGCGGCTCTTCACCGGCAAGGTGGTCGACGAAGCGCTCCCGGGCGCCGATCCGATCTCCATGACCACATCCTCCGTGGCGCCACCGACAATTTCCGGCGCCGGCCGCCGCACCCCCACCGCTCCCCCGCCCGGCACGCCACGGCCCGCCACTTCGGCCACCTCCCAGCCGACCGCTCGACCGACCAGCCGACCGGCCGCCCCGCGGCGCCTGGCGACCGGCGAGTTGATCAGCCATGAGCACCGGACCACCGGCACCGCGTCGATCCTCGAACTCCCCAACGGCTCCCGGGTACTCCGCCTCGAAGGCCTCGCCACCTCCGACGGCCCTGATCTGAAGGTCTGGCTCAGCGACGCCAAGGTGGTCGACGGACGGGCCGGCTGGCAGGTGTTCGACGACGGCCGGTACCGCAGCCTCGGCGAGCTCAAGGGAACCAAGGGCAACCAGAACTACGCGATCCCCGCCGACACCGACCTGACCGCGCTCACCAGCATCTCGATCTGGTGCGACCGCTTCAACGTCTCCTTCGGCGCCGCAACCCTCGCCTGA